A window from Chroicocephalus ridibundus chromosome 11, bChrRid1.1, whole genome shotgun sequence encodes these proteins:
- the SLC4A9 gene encoding anion exchange protein 4 has protein sequence MRAHVPRVAGTALQEADACSQPRPEGSNSESPYQAFGYSIFPSSMAPAAKRAGVAQQREDWGDTNCPLLFVQLNQLLSTPAGPEWREMARWIKFEEKVEDGGVRWSAPHVPALPLHSLFQLRTCLQKGTMLLDLDALSFKEIIDKALSEQPEEAELRPELRGCLAALLLCQPRHQTTKSLLRLLAELALSPCQGKAKSWTEPGAQVSETPLKEQLRNQFKKKVPPGAEAAHIAVGEVEFLEKPFTAFIRLRRGVALGSLAEVSLPSRFLFILLGPRAKVKAYHEVGRAMATLLTDELFQRVARQAEHREDIIAGMEAFLDELTVLPPGKWDPSARIPPPSCLPSSHRRTTTHPSDRQLHGDGDTSAAGDRAGLGHPRSGEELERTGRLFGGLLRDIRRKAPWYGSDFSDALHPQCLSAVLYIYLATVTNAITFGGMLGDATANMQGVLENFLGTAFAGSIFCLFSGQPLTILSSTGPVLVFERLLFSFSQDHSLDYLEFRLWIGLWVAFFGVVLVATEASHLVRYFTRFTEEGFCALISLIFIYDSLKKMRSLADAFPINWQYRLDNVTSYSCTCNLSSPGHSSAGNDTLLPSPLAPRQHPATLAGLSRTQCLAQGGHLLGTSCQYVPDVTLLSFLLFGVTFLSCTAFKRFRSSRYFPAAVRKLVSDFAIILTILASCAIDATLGLETPKLLVPSELKPTNPARGWIIFPFGANPWWVCLASAVPAVLVTILIFMDQQITAVILNRREYKLQKGAGFHLDLLCVSLLMVVTSATGLPWYVSATVISLAHMESLRKESVTSAPGEHPEFLGIREQRLTGLAVFVLMGVSVFMAPVLKHIPMPVLYGVFLHMGVAALNSIQLTDRVRLLLMPAKHQPDLPYLRHVPLRRVHLFTIIQLLCLALLWVIKSTMAAIIFPVMLLALVGIRKGLERVFSLHDLSWLDGLLPGAAGEEAEGTRPGRRQAEESSGEGSELMPRRGPEINISVN, from the exons ATGCGAGCCCACGTGCCCAGAGTGGCTGGCACAGCTCTCCAGGAGGCAGACGCCTGCTCACAGCCCAGACCAGAGGGGAGCAACTCTGAATCTCCCTACCAAGCTTTTGGCTACAGCATcttcccctccagcatggccccAGCAGCCAAGAGAGCCGGTGTCGCCCAGCAGCGGGAGGACTGGGGGGACACCAACTGCCCACTGCTCTTCGTTCAGCTCAACCAGCTCCTCAGCACCCCGGCGGGGCCGGAGTGGCGAGAGATGGCCAG GTGGATAAAATTCgaggagaaggtggaggatgGTGGGGTGCGCTGGAGCGCGCCCcatgtcccagccctgcccctgcacaGCCTCTTCCAGCTGAGGACGTGCCTGCAGAAGGGGACAATGCTCCTGGATTTGGACGCCCTCAGTTTCAAGGAAATAATTG ACAAGGCACTTTCCGAGCAGCCCGAGGAAGCAGAGCTGCGTCCCGAGCTGAGGGGATGCCTGGcagccctcctgctctgccagccgCGGCACCAGACCACCAAATCCCTGCTGCGGCTCCTCGCTGAGCTCGCCCTCTCTCCCTGTCAAG GGAAGGCGAAGAGCTGGACTGAGCCTGGGGCCCAGGTCTCCGAAACGCCTCTTAAGGAGCAG CTGAGGAACCAATTTAAGAAGAAGGTCCCACCGGGGGCCGAAGCAGCCCACATTGCAGTTGGTGAAGTTGAGTTCCTGGAGAAGCCCTTCACTGCCTTCATCCGCCTCAGGCGAGGGGTGGCCCTTGGCTCGCTGGCTGAAGTCTCTCTCCCCAGCAG GTTTCTCTTCATTCTGTTGGGTCCCCGAGCCAAAGTGAAAGCCTACCACGAGGTTGGCAGGGCCATGGCCACGCTGCTGACGGATGAG CTCTTCCAAAGGGTTGCCCGGCAGGCTGAGCACCGAGAGGACATCATTGCAGGGATGGAGGCATTCCTGGATGAGCTGACCGTGCTTCCTCCTGGGAAATGGGACCCCAGTGCCCGAATTCCTCCCCCGAGCTGTCTGCCGTCTTCGCACAGGAG GACCACCACGCACCCATCAGATCGGCAGTTGCATGGCGATGGGGACACGtcggcagctggggacagagctggcttGGGGCACCCACGCTccggggaggaactggagaggaCGGGCAG GCTTTTCGGGGGGTTGCTGCGAGATATCCGGAGGAAGGCGCCATGGTATGGCAGTGACTTCTCTGATGCCCTGCACCCCCAGTGCCTCTCGGCAGTGCTCTACATCTACCTGGCCACGGTCACCAACGCCATCACCTTCGGGGGCATGCTGGGGGATGCGACCGCCAACATGCAG GGGGTGCTGGAGAACTTCCTGGGCACAGCTTTTGCCGGCTCCATCTTCTGCCTCTTTTCTGGTCAGCCCCTGACCATCCTGAGCAGCACCGGCCCCGTGCTGGTCTTCGAgcgcctcctcttctccttcagcCA GGACCACAGCCTGGACTACCTGGAGTTTCGTCTCTGGATTGGGCTCTGGGTGGCCTTTTTTGGCGTGGTCTTGGTGGCCACTGAGGCCAGCCACCTGGTGCGGTACTTCACCCGCTTCACTGAGGAAGGCTTCTGCGCCCTCATCAGCTTGATATTTATCTACGACTCCCTGAAGAAGATGAGGAGTCTGGCAGACGCCTTTCCCATCAACTGGCAGTATCGTCTGGACAACGTCACCTCCTACAGCTGCACCTGCAACCTCTCCAGCCCCG GTCACAGCTCCGCGGGGAATGACACGCTGCTCCCCTCACCCCTGGCCCCCCGGCAG CATCCTGCCACCCTGGCTGGGCTGAGCAGGACCCAGTGCCTGGCTCAAGGTGGGCACCTCCTAGGGACCAGCTGCCAGTATGTGCCTGATGTCACCCTCCTCTCTTTCCTGCTCTTCGGGGTCACCTTCCTCTCCTGCACTGCATTCAAGCGCTTTAGGAGCAGCCGCTACTTCCCTGCAGCA GTGCGGAAGCTGGTGAGCGACTTTGCCATCATCCTGACCATCCTTGCCTCCTGCGCCATCGATGCCACCCTGGGCCTGGAGACCCCCAAGCTCCTCGTCCCCAGCGAGCTGAAG cccacAAACCCAGCACGGGGCTGGATCATCTTCCCCTTTGGAGCCAACCCGTGGTGGGTCTGCCTGGCATCTGCGGTGCCCGCCGTCCTTGTCACGATCCTCATTTTCATGGACCAGCAAATCACAGCCGTCATCCTTAACCGCAGGGAGTACAAGCTGCAG AAAGGAGCAGGCTTTCACCTGGACCTCCTCTGTGTCTCCCTCTTGATGGTTGTGACCTCCGCCACCGGCCTCCCCTGGTATGTCTCGGCCACTGTCATCTCCCTGGCTCACATGGAGAGCCTGAGGAAGGAGAGCGTAACCTCAGCCCCAGGCGAGCACCCCGAGTTCCTGGGCATCAG GGAGCAGAGGCTGACCGGCCTGGCCGTCTTTGTCCTGATGGGGGTCTCTGTCTTCATGGCACCCGTTCTCAAG CACATCCCAATGCCGGTGCTCTATGGGGTCTTTCTGCACATGGGGGTGGCGGCACTGAACAGTATCCAG CTCACAGACCGCGTGCGGCTGCTCCTGATGCCAGCCAAGCACCAGCCAGACCTTCCCTACCTCCGCCACGTGCCCCTGCGCCGGGTGCACCTCTTCACCATCATCCAGCTGCTGtgcctggccctcctctgggtcATCAAGTCCACCATGGCCGCTATTATTTTCCCAGTGATG CTGCTGGCGCTGGTGGGGATCCGgaaggggctggagcgtgtcttCTCCCTGCACGACCTGAGCTGGCTGGACGGCCTGCTGCCCGGCgcggctggggaggaggcggaggggacACGGCCCGGGAGGCGGCAGGCGGAGGAAAGCAGCGGCGAGGGG TCGGAGCTGATGCCTCGCCGCGGGCCCGAGATCAACATCTCCGTGAATTAG
- the HBEGF gene encoding proheparin-binding EGF-like growth factor: MDGRAVLIHALLAAVCSAAAGGLGRDELHNEVLHKGGGGAPVPATAPLLGGSPEKEGGGAASGDDLSELPRVAFLSKPQGLVTPKKKGNGNKKRKGKGLGKKRDPCLRKYKDFCIHGECKYIRELGAPSCICQPGYHGERCHGLSLPVERQPSAYDHTTALAVVAVVLSSLCLVIIAALLMLRCHKRGAYNVENEEKIKLGITVNH; the protein is encoded by the exons ATGGACGGGCGGGCGGTGCTGATCCACGCGCTGCTGGCGGCAG tgtgctcggcggcggcgggcgggctgggCCGGGACGAGCTGCACAACGAGGTGCTGCAcaagggcggcggcggggcgccggTCCCGGCCACGGCCCCGCTGCTCGGCGGCAGCCCGGAGAAGGAGGGCGGTGGAGCGGCCTCGGGAGACGACCTCAGCGAGCTGCCGAGAG TTGCTTTCCTGTCAAAGCCTCAAGGCCTGGTTACTcccaagaaaaaaggaaacgggaataaaaaaagaaaaggcaaaggccTGGGGAAGAAGAGAGACCCGTGTCTGCGGAAGTACAAGGATTTCTGTATTCACGGCGAGTGCAAATACATCCGAGAGCTGGGAGCTCCCTCCTGCAT ATGCCAGCCAGGATATCATGGAGAGAGATGCCACGGCCTCTCGCTGCCTGTGGAGCGCCAGCCCAGCGCATACGACCACACCACGGCACTGGCTGTCGTCGCTGTTGTCCTGTCCTCCCTGTGTCTCGTCATCATCGCAGCCCTGCTGATGCTCAG GTGTCACAAGAGGGGTGCCTACAATGTAGAAAACGAAGAGAAAATCAAGCTGGGCATCACTGTGAATCACTGA